A portion of the Halobacillus ihumii genome contains these proteins:
- a CDS encoding TRAP transporter large permease, which yields MSIFLIILFFVLLFSGIPIAVSLGVASVFSVVLFTDVPMSLVIQSMYSSMNNFVMVAVPLFILAGVLMDEGGITEKIFNFAKNVVGWITGGLGHVNILASLIFGGLSGSSVADVVSVGKMSINEMTRNNYPLRYSTAVTLASSMLGSIVPPSILMVVAASVAGVSVGQALLGGLIPGVIIAIALMIFNYTLSKKYKYGEHIPFNFRQLVGSFVKALPALLVPVVLLGGIVGGFFTPTEAAAIAVLYSLIVSLFIYRIMSFKQLPSVFFRTAKMTGTILFVAVTASAASWVFTYDGLPTKIASYISSVSDSPLLILSMLFFFLIIVGMFMDATAAIFILVPILMPTVNAVGIDPVFFVIYMVILLAFGLITPPIGVCLYAAQSVTGLSIEKITKSTLPWIAITLLVLYLFVLFPELITIPLTWFDL from the coding sequence TTGTCTATATTTCTAATCATATTATTTTTTGTTTTATTGTTTTCCGGGATACCAATAGCTGTTTCTTTGGGTGTGGCTTCTGTATTTTCTGTTGTTTTGTTCACAGATGTGCCTATGAGTCTAGTCATCCAATCAATGTACAGTTCAATGAACAATTTTGTTATGGTTGCCGTTCCGTTATTTATACTTGCCGGTGTTTTAATGGACGAAGGCGGCATAACGGAAAAAATCTTCAATTTCGCTAAGAATGTTGTAGGATGGATTACCGGTGGGCTCGGACATGTCAACATACTGGCAAGTCTGATATTTGGTGGATTGTCCGGTTCATCAGTGGCTGATGTCGTCAGTGTCGGAAAAATGAGTATTAATGAGATGACGAGGAATAACTATCCTTTAAGGTATTCAACCGCAGTTACACTGGCCTCTTCCATGCTCGGATCGATTGTTCCGCCCAGTATCCTAATGGTTGTGGCGGCATCGGTCGCTGGTGTTTCCGTTGGTCAGGCATTGCTTGGCGGTTTAATTCCGGGGGTAATCATAGCTATCGCTCTTATGATTTTCAATTACACCCTTTCGAAAAAGTACAAGTATGGCGAGCATATTCCATTTAATTTCAGGCAATTGGTTGGTTCGTTTGTTAAAGCATTGCCTGCGCTATTAGTACCAGTTGTACTTTTAGGGGGGATTGTAGGCGGTTTCTTTACACCGACAGAGGCAGCAGCAATAGCTGTTTTATATTCACTGATTGTTTCCTTGTTCATTTATAGAATTATGAGCTTTAAACAATTACCAAGTGTGTTTTTCAGAACTGCAAAAATGACCGGAACGATTCTATTTGTCGCAGTAACAGCAAGCGCGGCCAGTTGGGTCTTTACGTATGATGGACTGCCGACGAAAATAGCTTCCTATATAAGTAGTGTAAGTGACAGCCCTCTACTTATTTTGTCGATGCTGTTTTTCTTTTTAATCATTGTTGGCATGTTCATGGATGCTACGGCGGCCATTTTTATTCTCGTTCCGATTTTAATGCCAACGGTTAATGCTGTTGGTATTGATCCAGTATTCTTTGTGATTTATATGGTCATTCTACTTGCGTTCGGTTTAATAACTCCGCCGATTGGTGTTTGTCTATATGCAGCGCAAAGTGTTACCGGACTATCAATAGAAAAAATTACGAAAAGCACATTGCCATGGATCGCGATAACTTTGCTCGTACTATATTTGTTTGTATTATTTCCAGAGTTAATCACCATACCATTAACCTGGTTTGACCTGTAA
- a CDS encoding TRAP transporter small permease, with product MLRSVFKSINMLTDVLAGLSTLGICFVVILQIASRLIGAPLPWTEELTRFLFIWLIFLGVSIGFRKAESPRVTLLQNYLPSFFKNVFVWVYSIGSIGFFIFMIYSGIELVSQQWMTNETSPALQLPMWIIGLSIPLTAFTGVLNVIQSLLYDKELIEKGG from the coding sequence ATGTTGCGATCGGTTTTTAAATCTATAAATATGCTAACTGATGTTTTGGCAGGGCTTTCTACATTAGGTATATGTTTTGTAGTCATTCTCCAAATCGCAAGCCGGCTAATTGGAGCTCCACTTCCCTGGACTGAAGAGCTAACAAGATTTTTATTCATTTGGCTGATCTTTTTAGGTGTCAGTATTGGATTTAGAAAGGCGGAATCTCCTAGAGTGACACTTTTGCAAAATTACCTGCCCTCCTTTTTCAAAAACGTGTTTGTATGGGTTTATTCAATAGGATCCATCGGATTCTTTATATTTATGATATATTCCGGAATTGAATTAGTGTCACAGCAGTGGATGACAAATGAGACTAGCCCCGCTTTGCAGTTGCCGATGTGGATTATAGGACTCAGTATTCCTTTAACCGCATTCACCGGCGTGTTAAATGTTATCCAATCATTGTTATACGACAAGGAGCTCATTGAGAAAGGGGGGTAA
- a CDS encoding DctP family TRAP transporter solute-binding subunit: protein MKQKRFVSLILTLLLVFSLAACGGQSTSGSSNAPNGESAEEVKLNLSTPDPDSSSITQAAKHFAELVREKSGGSIEIQVHANGTLYGGDPSAAVKQLGAGSIDLLALSTSLYANFVPEFNAISIPYLFDDKEQFVSFLNGEHGEELLSKLDKLKIEGIGLWNRPFRQITNSVRPIEKPEDLEGLKIRVPNNPLWVEFFKRTGAVTTPMDFSEVYNALQLGTIDGQENPVSVVKASKFAEVQEYLTISDHMADGWVLGMNQAKFDQLSDDQKKVLKEAAQETQTWKLEQDEENFNSIIDHLKEKGMKVNELTADQKKAFVQVAKDAYPAFKELVENDKFFQSVLEFAGKNE from the coding sequence TTGAAACAAAAAAGGTTCGTATCGCTCATTTTGACGTTGTTACTGGTTTTCTCATTGGCTGCTTGCGGAGGTCAATCTACCTCCGGGTCTTCTAATGCTCCAAATGGTGAAAGTGCAGAAGAAGTGAAATTAAATTTGTCAACTCCGGATCCTGACAGTTCATCGATTACACAAGCAGCAAAGCATTTTGCGGAATTGGTAAGGGAAAAGAGTGGCGGCTCTATTGAAATCCAAGTGCATGCCAATGGAACATTGTATGGAGGAGATCCTTCCGCTGCCGTTAAACAGCTCGGGGCAGGTAGTATTGACTTACTAGCACTTTCGACGTCCCTTTATGCAAACTTTGTTCCCGAATTCAATGCGATTAGTATTCCGTATTTGTTTGATGATAAAGAGCAATTTGTTTCATTTTTAAATGGAGAACATGGCGAGGAATTGTTATCAAAGTTGGATAAACTTAAAATTGAAGGTATAGGGTTATGGAATCGTCCTTTCAGGCAAATTACAAACTCAGTACGACCGATCGAAAAGCCTGAAGATCTTGAAGGGCTGAAGATCAGGGTTCCAAACAACCCTTTATGGGTAGAGTTTTTTAAACGAACAGGTGCTGTGACTACACCTATGGATTTCTCGGAAGTTTATAACGCTCTTCAGTTGGGAACGATTGACGGCCAAGAAAATCCCGTCAGTGTCGTGAAGGCGTCTAAATTCGCGGAAGTTCAGGAGTATTTGACCATCTCAGATCATATGGCCGATGGATGGGTTTTGGGAATGAATCAAGCGAAATTTGACCAATTAAGTGATGATCAGAAAAAGGTTCTTAAAGAAGCAGCACAGGAAACACAAACCTGGAAACTGGAGCAGGATGAAGAAAACTTCAATTCTATTATTGATCATTTGAAAGAAAAAGGCATGAAAGTAAACGAATTAACTGCGGACCAGAAAAAAGCGTTTGTGCAGGTTGCAAAAGATGCTTATCCTGCTTTTAAAGAGCTGGTAGAAAATGATAAGTTCTTCCAGTCAGTTCTGGAGTTTGCCGGAAAGAATGAATAA
- a CDS encoding MurR/RpiR family transcriptional regulator, with protein MSDLQVHKPTSFKTRTEGAFSKLRGAEKKVVEFINENPEEIIHLSITEVAERSNTSESSVVRLCKRLGYKGFQDLKINLARDVITPEKQIHEVIEPNDDVMMIKKKVFQSNIQALYDSIEVLNDDMLTKSVDAISRANQIEFYGTGGSGSVAMDAQHKLLKLGVKSLVHTDATLQTMSASVVDKNDVVVGISHTGTNTDILHALKLAKDNGATVICITNLSKSPMTKISDIHLQTMSNETMFRTDAISSRIAQLTIIDILVAAVANANYEYFYENIQITRKSTSHKKM; from the coding sequence ATGAGCGATTTACAGGTTCACAAACCAACCAGCTTTAAAACGAGAACTGAAGGAGCCTTCTCAAAATTAAGAGGAGCGGAGAAAAAGGTTGTAGAATTTATTAACGAAAATCCTGAAGAAATTATTCACCTTTCTATTACGGAAGTTGCAGAAAGAAGCAACACAAGTGAATCATCAGTTGTAAGGTTGTGTAAAAGACTGGGTTACAAAGGATTTCAGGATTTAAAAATCAACCTCGCCAGAGATGTTATCACACCCGAAAAACAGATTCATGAAGTCATTGAGCCTAACGATGATGTGATGATGATTAAGAAAAAAGTATTTCAATCAAATATACAAGCACTCTATGACTCCATCGAAGTGTTGAATGACGACATGCTGACCAAATCCGTAGATGCCATTTCTAGGGCTAATCAGATCGAGTTTTATGGTACAGGCGGGTCCGGATCTGTTGCAATGGATGCTCAACACAAACTGTTGAAGCTCGGGGTTAAAAGCCTTGTTCATACTGATGCTACATTGCAAACAATGTCGGCCAGTGTAGTTGATAAAAATGATGTTGTGGTTGGTATTTCTCATACTGGAACGAATACCGATATTCTACATGCATTAAAACTGGCCAAAGACAATGGCGCCACTGTCATCTGTATCACAAATTTATCAAAATCACCAATGACAAAAATATCAGATATCCACTTGCAAACCATGTCAAACGAAACCATGTTTCGGACAGATGCCATTTCATCAAGGATTGCCCAGTTGACGATTATCGATATTCTCGTTGCTGCAGTTGCTAATGCTAACTATGAATACTTTTATGAAAATATTCAAATAACGAGGAAATCAACTTCCCACAAAAAGATGTAA